In Liquorilactobacillus hordei DSM 19519, the following proteins share a genomic window:
- a CDS encoding mannose/fructose/sorbose PTS transporter subunit IIA, producing the protein MVGIILASHGGFAEGIFQSGSMIFGEQENVKAVTLMPNEGPDDVRAKMEEAVSSFDNQDEVLFLIDLWGGTPFNQANNLLEQHKDKWAIVAGMNLPMVIEAYASRLSMNSAQEIAAHIIETAKDGVKVKPEELQPKEEKTTVTAKANNGGRPGKFEYVLARIDSRLLHGQVATAWSKTVNPTRIIVVSDNVARDDLRTKMITQAAPAGVKAHVVPIAQMVKLAKDDQHFGGQRALLLFESPQDALKAIQGGVPIKTLNIGSMAHSAGKVQPNKVLAFDQSDIDAYKELEKAGVSFDVRKVPSDGKENMNNILKKAQEMLQEKN; encoded by the coding sequence ATGGTAGGAATTATTCTTGCGAGCCACGGTGGGTTTGCAGAAGGCATTTTCCAGTCTGGTTCGATGATTTTTGGCGAACAAGAAAATGTTAAGGCTGTTACACTAATGCCTAATGAAGGCCCCGATGATGTAAGAGCAAAGATGGAAGAAGCCGTTTCGTCTTTTGATAATCAAGATGAAGTCCTCTTCTTAATTGATTTATGGGGTGGAACGCCGTTTAATCAAGCTAATAATTTGTTGGAGCAGCATAAAGACAAATGGGCAATTGTTGCTGGGATGAACCTTCCAATGGTAATTGAAGCCTATGCGTCGAGATTATCAATGAATTCGGCACAAGAAATTGCAGCACATATTATAGAAACTGCAAAAGATGGTGTCAAAGTTAAACCCGAGGAACTACAACCTAAGGAAGAAAAAACTACGGTAACTGCAAAAGCCAATAATGGTGGTCGTCCTGGCAAGTTTGAGTATGTTCTTGCAAGAATTGACTCACGATTATTGCATGGACAAGTTGCAACGGCTTGGAGTAAGACAGTTAACCCTACACGAATTATCGTTGTTTCTGATAATGTTGCCAGAGATGATTTGCGTACCAAAATGATTACACAAGCAGCTCCAGCTGGGGTCAAGGCCCATGTAGTACCAATTGCTCAGATGGTTAAGTTAGCAAAGGATGATCAGCATTTCGGTGGTCAAAGAGCTTTATTGCTTTTCGAAAGCCCACAAGATGCATTGAAAGCAATTCAAGGTGGAGTGCCTATTAAAACATTGAATATTGGGTCAATGGCACATTCTGCTGGGAAAGTGCAACCAAATAAGGTTTTGGCATTTGATCAAAGCGATATAGATGCGTACAAAGAGTTGGAAAAAGCAGGAGTTTCCTTTGACGTACGTAAAGTACCAAGCGATGGTAAAGAGAATATGAATAATATTCTAAAAAAAGCACAAGAAATGTTACAAGAAAAGAACTAG
- a CDS encoding PTS system mannose/fructose/N-acetylgalactosamine-transporter subunit IIB produces the protein MDIRLLRIDSRLLHGQVTTNWAKVTKVNRILVVSDKVAKDKIRRTLLIQASPPGIRVNVITVAKMIGIYHDIRFGLLKVMILVEEPEDARRLIAGGIAVDTVNIGAISFDRTKVMVSDAIAVNDADVAAFSWIHKKGIKLDVRKVSGDGSKDLWHALSEKKLV, from the coding sequence ATGGATATTCGTCTTTTACGAATTGATAGTCGGTTGCTTCACGGTCAAGTGACTACTAATTGGGCCAAGGTGACAAAAGTTAATCGTATTTTAGTAGTCTCTGACAAGGTTGCAAAGGACAAGATTAGAAGAACATTATTGATACAAGCTAGTCCTCCGGGGATAAGGGTCAATGTTATTACAGTCGCTAAAATGATAGGTATTTATCATGATATTCGATTCGGTTTGTTGAAGGTAATGATTTTAGTAGAAGAACCCGAAGACGCTAGAAGATTAATTGCCGGAGGAATTGCAGTTGATACAGTTAATATCGGAGCGATTAGTTTTGATAGGACAAAGGTGATGGTCAGTGATGCAATTGCGGTGAATGATGCAGATGTCGCAGCCTTTTCTTGGATTCACAAGAAGGGAATTAAGCTGGATGTTCGCAAAGTTTCAGGAGATGGTTCAAAGGATTTATGGCATGCACTATCAGAAAAGAAGTTAGTTTAA
- a CDS encoding PTS mannose/fructose/sorbose transporter subunit IIC gives MNLNMIQIILVVFVAFLAGMEGILDEFHFHQPVIACTLIGLVTGQLLPCVILGGSLQMIALGWSNIGAAVAPDAALASIASAIILVLGGQGRAGVSSAIAIAIPLAVAGLLLTIITRTLATGIVHFMDNAAKEGSFKKIEFWQIVAICMQGLRIAIPAALILALGAGPVKAMLGAMPSWLTGGLSIGGGMVVAVGYAMVINMMASREVWPFFILGFVFAAVSEITLIGLGAIGVSIALIYLTLSKMGGNNNGGGSSNTGDPVGDLIDKY, from the coding sequence ATGAACCTGAATATGATTCAAATTATTTTGGTTGTTTTTGTTGCATTCTTGGCTGGTATGGAAGGTATTTTGGATGAATTTCATTTCCATCAACCAGTTATTGCATGTACATTAATAGGTTTGGTAACAGGGCAATTATTACCATGTGTTATTTTAGGTGGGAGTTTACAAATGATTGCATTAGGCTGGTCAAATATTGGAGCCGCTGTTGCCCCTGATGCAGCCTTAGCATCGATTGCATCAGCAATTATTTTAGTTTTAGGTGGTCAAGGACGTGCAGGAGTTTCGTCAGCGATTGCGATTGCAATTCCTTTGGCGGTTGCGGGACTTCTTCTTACTATTATTACTCGTACATTAGCAACCGGTATTGTTCATTTTATGGATAATGCTGCTAAAGAAGGTAGTTTTAAAAAAATCGAATTTTGGCAAATTGTAGCGATCTGTATGCAGGGATTACGTATAGCAATTCCAGCTGCTTTAATCTTAGCTCTTGGAGCAGGCCCTGTTAAGGCAATGTTAGGTGCAATGCCAAGCTGGTTAACAGGTGGTTTATCTATCGGTGGTGGAATGGTTGTTGCTGTTGGTTATGCAATGGTTATAAACATGATGGCAAGTCGCGAAGTTTGGCCATTCTTTATTCTCGGATTTGTTTTTGCAGCTGTTAGTGAAATCACACTTATCGGTCTTGGTGCCATTGGTGTTTCGATAGCATTGATTTACTTGACCCTTTCAAAAATGGGCGGTAATAACAATGGCGGCGGAAGCTCAAATACAGGTGACCCAGTAGGCGACCTGATAGATAAATATTAG